One genomic segment of Nonomuraea coxensis DSM 45129 includes these proteins:
- a CDS encoding FKBP-type peptidyl-prolyl cis-trans isomerase — MRRVLAVLTAMPLIFFAAGCGSDGGATGAASGGSAGVKVAGDLGAKPTLTFPSGTPATKSSYEVIQPGSGTEIKTGDKVIVNLTVWDWDGKTNAAQGSSYDTKAPETISVNEQLPQVLQEGFTKVKHGGRLLAVLANDSVPQQQQQQQSAPAEPTKVFVFDVVGTQPPALKAATGKETGQSIKGVKVDNPGGEKAPTLTTKTGEKPPGELVVKTVIEGTGAKVQPNQTLTVHYTGKIWGTDKQFDSSWERGEAAEFPLSGVIQGWQQGLAGVPVGSRVVMSIPPSLGYGDQEQPNIPANSTLVFVVDVLGAY; from the coding sequence ATGCGCCGCGTTCTGGCCGTTCTGACAGCGATGCCGCTGATCTTCTTCGCCGCGGGATGCGGCTCCGACGGCGGCGCCACCGGCGCCGCCTCCGGCGGGTCCGCCGGGGTCAAGGTCGCCGGGGATCTCGGCGCCAAGCCCACGCTGACCTTCCCGTCCGGCACGCCGGCCACCAAGTCGTCCTACGAGGTGATCCAGCCGGGCAGCGGCACCGAGATCAAGACCGGTGACAAGGTCATCGTCAACCTGACCGTCTGGGACTGGGACGGCAAGACCAACGCCGCCCAGGGCTCGTCGTACGACACCAAGGCCCCCGAGACCATCTCGGTCAACGAGCAGCTCCCGCAGGTGCTGCAGGAGGGCTTCACCAAGGTCAAGCACGGCGGCCGGCTGCTGGCCGTGCTGGCGAACGACTCGGTTCCCCAGCAACAGCAGCAGCAGCAGAGCGCGCCGGCCGAGCCGACCAAGGTGTTCGTCTTCGACGTGGTCGGCACGCAGCCGCCCGCGCTGAAGGCCGCCACCGGCAAGGAGACCGGGCAGTCCATCAAGGGCGTCAAGGTCGACAACCCGGGCGGCGAGAAGGCGCCGACGCTCACCACGAAGACCGGCGAGAAGCCCCCGGGCGAGCTGGTCGTCAAGACGGTGATCGAGGGGACCGGCGCGAAGGTGCAGCCCAACCAGACGCTCACCGTCCACTACACGGGCAAGATCTGGGGCACCGACAAGCAGTTCGACTCGAGCTGGGAGCGGGGCGAGGCGGCCGAGTTCCCGCTGAGCGGGGTCATCCAGGGCTGGCAGCAGGGGCTCGCCGGGGTGCCGGTCGGCAGCCGGGTCGTCATGAGCATCCCGCCGTCCCTGGGCTATGGCGACCAGGAGCAGCCGAACATCCCGGCCAACAGCACGCTGGTGTTCGTCGTGGACGTCCTGGGCGCCTACTGA